One genomic segment of Kocuria rhizophila DC2201 includes these proteins:
- a CDS encoding dicarboxylate/amino acid:cation symporter, with the protein MRLRSLSRNLLVRVLLAIVLGSALGLVLPDWLARVFLTFNGIFSQFLGFLIPLIIVGLVTPAIADLGRGAGKWLAVTAAVAYGSTVFAGLLAFAVATTSYPWLLGDKTAVNGLENPEDHALGGYFEITMPPVFDVMTALVLAFCLGVGITFVRGTTLHSGFAELRTIVMRTVEKVIIPLLPLYIFGMFMSLTMNGQIAVVITTFLRVVVLAFIMTVVILLIQYCIAGAVTRANPLVMLKNMLPAYATALGTASSAATIPVTLACARRNGVDERVAGFTIPLCATIHLSGSTMKIVLFSTAIMTISGMPIDPWQYIGFIFLLGVTMVAAPGVPGGAIMAAVAILQSQLGFDETAVGLMIATYVAIDSFGTACNVTGDGAIAAIMDKLLRGKNGRLRNAPAAPAR; encoded by the coding sequence ATGCGTTTGAGATCCCTCTCCCGAAACCTGCTCGTGCGGGTGCTCCTGGCCATCGTCCTGGGCAGTGCCCTCGGGCTCGTGCTCCCCGACTGGCTCGCCCGCGTGTTCCTCACGTTCAACGGCATCTTCAGCCAGTTCCTCGGCTTCCTGATCCCCCTCATCATCGTGGGCCTGGTCACGCCGGCCATCGCGGACCTGGGGCGAGGTGCCGGCAAGTGGCTCGCGGTCACCGCGGCGGTGGCGTACGGCTCCACGGTGTTCGCGGGTCTGCTGGCCTTCGCCGTGGCCACCACCAGCTACCCGTGGCTGCTGGGGGACAAGACCGCAGTGAACGGGCTGGAGAACCCGGAGGACCACGCGCTCGGGGGCTACTTCGAGATCACCATGCCGCCGGTCTTCGACGTCATGACGGCGCTCGTCCTGGCGTTCTGCCTGGGCGTGGGAATCACCTTCGTGCGCGGCACCACACTGCACTCCGGGTTCGCGGAGCTGCGCACCATCGTCATGCGCACCGTGGAGAAGGTCATCATCCCTCTGCTGCCGCTGTACATCTTCGGAATGTTCATGAGCCTGACCATGAACGGGCAGATCGCGGTGGTGATCACCACGTTCCTGCGCGTCGTGGTTCTGGCGTTCATCATGACCGTGGTCATCCTGCTCATCCAGTACTGCATCGCGGGTGCGGTCACCCGCGCCAATCCCCTGGTAATGCTCAAGAACATGCTCCCGGCCTACGCCACGGCGCTGGGCACGGCGTCGTCGGCGGCGACCATCCCCGTGACCCTGGCGTGCGCCCGCCGCAACGGTGTGGACGAACGGGTGGCCGGATTCACCATCCCGCTGTGCGCCACCATCCACCTGTCCGGCTCCACGATGAAGATCGTGCTGTTCTCCACGGCCATCATGACCATCTCCGGAATGCCCATCGACCCGTGGCAGTACATCGGGTTCATCTTCCTGCTGGGCGTGACCATGGTGGCCGCCCCGGGTGTTCCCGGGGGCGCCATCATGGCCGCGGTGGCGATCCTCCAGTCGCAGCTCGGCTTCGACGAGACCGCCGTGGGCCTGATGATCGCCACGTACGTGGCCATCGACTCCTTCGGAACGGCCTGTAACGTGACCGGCGACGGTGCCATCGCCGCCATCATGGACAAGCTCCTGCGGGGCAAGAACGGCCGGCTGCGCAACGCCCCCGCCGCCCCCGCACGCTAG